TTCCTATGTAGTAAAAACCTTGACTCAATTTGAGGTTCTCCCTCCATTCCATGGTGTTGCCAAATCCTGCTGTCTTCTGAAGTCATGTGACCACCTGCCCCATTATTCCATCTTGCTAGCCTAAATCATAAAACCTTGTCTTGTTGATAAAATCTAAATTGGACAGCCCTTGTAAGGAACCTATATTTTGAAGAGGCGGAGCtgtccattttgagtgagcatttTGTCAACCAATGTAAACTCTTGGATGACTTGCATATTAGTGTAAGGAGAACAGTGGTTCCAATTTATCATGTCTGATGCTCCTTCGATATTGGGCAGAAGAAAATTGGTCCCAGTATTTCAAGTTCTTCTGGTTTCTAATGGATTAGAGGGGACAGGAAGCATGTTTGTCTGGTTACAAAAACAGTCCCCAATATTGGCAAGTGTGGATCTGTTGAAGCAGGCTTTAGTTGTGGATAATCTAGAAATAACCACTCAGGGCTGCTTTTAATTTGCATttagattgggggggtgggggaaaatcAATCTGGACTAGTCCGTAGGATCAGCTATAGTAGTGACTTGTGTTATCCCTTAATATGTATGATGATATGTTATCTGACCAAGCTATAGGCAACTTAAATTTGCCATATTCAACTACAAATATTGGATGTTGAAAATATGGTAATAGACTTCTGGAAAACACTGAAGCCTTAAATGAAAACTGTGATACGTTCTTAGCCTCATTACTCCCTTAAGCTCAAGTATCATAACCTCTTTCCTAAtgatcagtttaaaaaaaaaaaactgcaggtaCTAGAAATCTGATATGCACAACAAAACCATTTGGTGTATTTTTTTTGTACATGTGCTTAACATCTGGACCTTTAGTGCAGATTCAGACATCTAAAAGTTAACCTGTCTTTTGATATAGTCTTGACCTGCATGTAGCATTTATTTTGCTTCTGGTTTCACAATATCCTCCTCTGTCAGCCTCAATCCTTCACAGGTTTCTCAATGTTTTGCTCTTGGAATATAAATGGTATTTTGAAATTATGCTAATCTTTTGCCCTAAATGTTCTGACCACAGGATCTGTTGCACACGTTTGGACAGCATTCAATCAACACTTGTTGCCAAACAGTCTTGACCTGTTACATTATGGCATCGGCATCAGATGGTAAGTAGAGACGTAGAATAAACTGAACTTGTAGCTTAGATGTTAAAGGGTGAAATGTCTTGAACACTAGCCTTTTGAGATTAATGTAGTCCATGGAAATTAATCAGATGTTGTTGATATACACTTTACATTGACCATTTCACTTAAAACTATTCCAGGAATGGAGCACACTTTAGTTAGAGATACTAGTGTCTTGCTGTAAGAATAAATTGAACTTAATTCCACCAGTTACAGCACTGTTTGGTTTATACTCTTGGTTATAATGTGCTGTATCTTTAAATCCCAACTGAGAGGAATGCAGGACTAGATGATCTGACTGATGGTTAATCTTGCTGAATCCAGCACTTTTCACATGCTACTATTCACAATTGCAAAACAATACTTAACTGTCACTGTAGCACAATGTTGCTTTGTCAACCACAATAAACAATGTCTTGCGACATACTGGATCCAATGATCAGTGGGCAGATTCAATGTTTAACTGGTTTTATACATTATTCAGTTTAGCAAATTCTTATTGCCTGGTTATGTCATCAAAATTGTAtgtaaatttgattaaattttctTGTCACCTGTAATAATTGGTGGATTGTCATAGTTTTTCCTGACTGCAGTTGTTATTTGAAATTATGCACCAAATTGAGGTCCAATTTATTCTACTAGTAAGTTGGAAAGTTGCAGCACTGCATTGAATAGATGTGTTTCTCAGATATCAAGGTGAAAGAATTGGACAAGAGGTCTTCTGGCCAGGCTTTTGAGTTGATCCTGAGCCCACCTGCAGCTGAAGCTATTCCGgagtttcccctctctcctccgaAGAAAAAGGACCTTTCGTTGGAAGAAATCCAGCGCAAACATGAAGCTGCAGAAATTAGGCGAAAGGTACACCACTGTGAAGCTGTTCTATACTTGAGCTAAAACTGCACGATTAGATACTGTTCTGAGCTACAAGTGCTGCTGAATTAGATTTAGGCATCACCCTTTGCTTTGTCACATGCTGAACTTACCCACTTAACTATTTGGGGGACTCCAGGAAGACATTACTTTTCTATGCTTGTTGCAGTTTTGAGATGTCGCTTTGCTTATAGTATTCCATTCTAGATTTTCTTTACTAGCTTCATCTACCTAACTTTATTTACCAGTTGAGATTCTGTCTTAATATTAACTTAGCAGTTTGCTACCCCACATTTACTAAATACCAGGTATAGAATTTCAAAAACACAACACTGAAAATGCAGCTGGTCAGTCAGCATCTAAAAAGACAAGTTGATATCTGTGGTGCAGACTCTTGGAAGGGAAGCAGACTTTTTTGGATTGAACAATATGAAGGTAGTAAGACTTAAGGTCACCAATGCAGTTAACTTGCTAAATAATTTAACTCAAAACTGGAAAAATTGGAAGATGTGCAACGGATATCATTGGGTTCGCTCCTACTAAAGCTGTTCTTGCACTTTTTTGACCTTTCACCTGATTTTATTAACCAGTGTGCTGCATCTTTCCGAATTCAAATTTCTAGGCATGTAACTAGATTTTTACCTAGTTTTATCTGGTTTTTTTTTGAGGGGGGGGGAAGCAAAAAGGCAATCAGCTCAAAGGGGCTGTTTCATCTATTTCCATCAGTGACCAAGTAGTAGCTTAACTGGATCTCTGGACAGTTCATTTTAAAATAAGTGCAACTCTATGCACTTGTGCGGTTtcttaccccctccccacccacctcacatAGTTCAATTTTACACAATTACAGGGGCTTGTTGGAGATTCCTTTCATCTGCAAGATCTGGCCAGACTTGTGTTGACCAGATTTTTTTCTTCATCCTTCGCAGTGGGATTTCAGCTAATAATCCATTTGCTATCTATACTGGGGCTACTTGAATATGGAAAACTATCCAGTGGCCTGCAGAGACTACTTTAAGCCGGTTGTGTAAAACTGGGAGCAGTTCAGATATGGTGCATAacatacaactgtgtacacttGGTGTTATGGAAAACTTAAATCCAGGCACCTAGGTTTGACTTGCAGTGAAGTTTTGTGatttgaaatatttatttttgttccTTAGTCACATGAAGCAGAAGTGCTAAAGCAATTGGCTGAAAAACGAGAGCATGAAAAGGAAGTGCTTCAGAAAGCTATTGAAGAAAACAATAATTTCAGGAAAATGGCAGAAGAGAAACTGACCACCAAGATGGAAGCTAACAAAGAGAACCGTGAAGCCCAACTAGCAGCCAAACTGGAGCGCCTACGAGAGAAGGTAACAGTTAAACCAATGGTTATCTTGTGGTACTAGTTGTTGCTGTTTCTCTTGTACATTGAAATTTAACATTATTTGGGATGGAACTGTCACTAAGTCTATTATTTTGTACTCCTGTCCCCTTTCTGATAAATGTATAGCTTTGCTTTTAGTGATGCTGTTTTGTCCACTGAGTCATGCTTGAGTGAAGAATCAAGATGTTCCTCTGTCTTCAATTGGGCACTGTCCTGTCCTTGCAAATAGTAGCTCTAGTTTTGGTTTGATACCAATTGGGAGTGAAAAccctgtctttattaattttaagCTGTAGAGGTTGTCTATAGTGAAAGCCCTGTGTCTGAAACTCTTACAGTTGGCATAGACCAAGGAATGAACCATTGACTGACTAATTCTAGCCAATGTAAACCAGTTGActactttttctttttaaatgtctgcAAAACCTGTAATTAGTCACCAATGTTACTGGGAAAATGTGTTATGCTTAATCATACTTATCTGAGCATGAGTCTTCATTTCTGGAAGAATTGAGGCTTTTTTGATCCTTGGGTTGTTTGAAATCAgacatttgttttctttttccttctttAGGAAAAGCGGATGGAAGAAGTCCGAAAGAGTAAAGAGATCAAAGAAAGTGAAGACTAACTCCttgtcctttttttttgtttggaaTTTGACTCTTCAAACATCCAAAGATGTGTTCTTTTTTTCAatggcagtgttttttttttaaatggccagTGTGTTAATGGGAACTCCTATTTGTAATAATGCTACTAAGTATACAACTGCAAGCCAAACGCTCAGCAGAGGAAGCTTGTATTTTGTATGCTTTCCATCTTTTGTAAGCATTCCTGTGGGTTCCCCATCCCATGTAGATATATGGAGCTCCTGCATTTTTTTCTACAAGTAGTGAATTGAATGGGATTGCTGGTTCAGGTTATTCCTTTTGTGAAATGTGTAATTTCCAGCATGCTTTACTGATGTGTTACACGTCTAGTCTACAAGTGTGTAACTGTGTAAACCTGCTTAACCTGTTGCATCTGCCTTGACTTCAATAAAACTGCACAATTGCTGTtgatttttgtttttcatttaagGGAGGAGCAGAGCAAGTTTTCTTGTACATAAAGCCACTGCAATTTGATAGTGGGTAATGACCTCATTCATGCTAACGAGAACCTTGAGACTGGAGCCCAGAAAAGAACTCCACTCTGTCCTGGAGTGCCCATCAGTCTAATCATGAGTAGATGCAATAATTGGAAGTAGGGCTTTGCCACAAAtgagtttccatctgtttcaggttAACATCAAGCTCTGGGTATGTGCTCATGTGATGCTGCAGTAGAATTGGTAAAAGTTGTCCTTTAAAAGCATTACCCATGAGGTGGAGAACAGTGAATGCAGGAAGCAAGGTGATTGAGATGGCTCATTGGACAGTAAAGTCCAGCATCTCCCTTACCACCAAAGACTGCATCCTGTAATATCTTGCCTAAACTCAACAGGTGTACCTGTGTGGGTGCAAATGGGTAGGTGTGAATGGTACTTGATGGTGCCTGGTACATTATGGCTCACTGGGAAGTGATGCAGGTTGCTGGGGCACACCTATAGAAAAGGAACATAACTTTAGCAAGTCCTTGAGGAACAGCTGGCATAGCAGTCATTTATGGTATTGTGCTCAAATGCTGTGTGGTACCAGTCAGTGAAGAGTAGACCCTAGAAGGAAAAGCTGTAATAAAACTAATTTGAGCTTTACTATTGCAATTCCCTCTGTTGCTGTAGCTATAAATTTTACTTGTGTATCATTGGGGTGCATGTTTTATCAAAACTGATAGTGCAGAACTTCTTCCCTGCTGCATTATCAAAGAGTTGCCATTCTTTCAGATGAGGGGGTCAAGATGAGGCCTGATCTGCAATCTcgggtgtgtgtgggatcttgtgcTTTTGAACAGCTGGTTGGTGTCTTGGACAAGATCACAAACAGATCATGGGCTTGTAAGACTTTTTTTCCCTTGACAGCTGTGGCTCTGTTTGAAAATTAATTCTTTGGGACATCTGAGGTCAAAATGATTTGCTTCCTGCAGGAAAATATAGAAGAAAAATGGTCATCACACCGCTCTGTCCAAAATTCATGCATCCTTCTATTGTGGTGGTCCTTCCTGCATCACCAATTTAATAATTAAGTTTTCTTCCTTAGTGTTATTAATGTAACTAAGTTTTGTATATAGCACATATCTAATGTCATTTAATGTAACAATCACTTTCTGGTTAGTGTCCTTGATTAAGAATACATCCTCAGGCTCACTTAGCAATGCCACAGATGTTCTACTGATAAGTTTAAAATGTCTGCCATTTGACCAGACCAAAAAAGTTTATAGACAAAGGAAGACAACCATTTCATATAAATTTGCTTTCATTTAAGAGCCCTCAATTTACCTGCtatatggggggggagggggggaaattgGATCGCAATGAGTTTGCCATGCATCATTCCAGTAGTTGCATAATACAACAATGCAGTTGTTAACTGATCATAGTGATGACCAATTACAGCAAACACAGGCATAACTAGGAAAATTCCTAGTGAAGAACAACAGGTCCAAAATTATAGATACCTCCCATTGTGGCATCATCAATGTTGCTGGTTGACTAGGTTATGAATTGTCAATCTGTACCAAAACAAATGCCTGCTAGCCGTCCTTTCGATGTGCCTATTTATAACGTGGCCTTAAAATGGAGCGGGTGAGGGTTCCTGTCGGCTGAACAATATGCATCATATACGTGGTGTGAAGTTCGCCATTACATCCCACTTACCGTCAGCAACACCACGGGTGATCCAGGAACTGAGACACACCTTCAACCCCTCTTGTTTGCTGCCTATGTGATTCAATGTTGCTCTGTTTTTATGCCAAATTTGTGGGCGGGGAGCGTTGTTTACACTTCATTGATGCTGTGCTTTttgtaaggggggggggggggggggggtgcggaaatAAAGAAAAAGGTCAGGTTGCCTCAAAAGCGCCTGACCCGCCCCAATGGGAACCCAAAAGTGCCAAGCATAGTGGTTTGACTTTAAATAATGTTATCTTAAAACAATTGGGACATTGAATAAACACGTTAAAATAGAACGTTGACTTAACTTCAAAAAcattttaaagtttttaaaaaaaaaataaccttCTGGCCGTTGGGTGTTGACCGTTAGCCGTTGGCCCCGAGGCATATTTGAATGTAAAGGGGCGGGGCCGGCTGGCGTGGCGCGCGATCTCGGGGGGAGGAGGCAGTAGCTGTTGGGCTGAGGTAAAGGAAGCATATGTTTTGATGCGGCTCTGATAGTCCTTACTCTACAGACAGACGCGAGAGTTATTCATGCTCGATGTTTGTTGGGGAGGGGACCGAccacaccaccatcccctcccccgcaGTTTTCTTTGTTTGGCAACTGCCTCGTGTTTTAAAAGGCCAACAACAACAACTGGTGTGAGAAAACATGGTGGAAAACTGGTGTGCCCGTTCCAAGGTCCGTCCCCAATCGTCTGAAATCTTACCTCAGTTGGATTCATTTTAAGTGGCCTGGGCTAGCATTGGCTTCCCATTCTTGGTTGTTGTTCAGTTAACCCCACCCTCTCTCGAGAAAGAGTtggaattggggtgggggggggggggcagttgtgATGCTTCCTACAGTTGAATAGTTGGCAGTTCCATCTGGGGTGCGTCACATGATGGCTGCTTAGGTGAGGG
The nucleotide sequence above comes from Carcharodon carcharias isolate sCarCar2 chromosome 19, sCarCar2.pri, whole genome shotgun sequence. Encoded proteins:
- the LOC121292015 gene encoding stathmin-like; amino-acid sequence: MASASDDIKVKELDKRSSGQAFELILSPPAAEAIPEFPLSPPKKKDLSLEEIQRKHEAAEIRRKSHEAEVLKQLAEKREHEKEVLQKAIEENNNFRKMAEEKLTTKMEANKENREAQLAAKLERLREKEKRMEEVRKSKEIKESED